In Morococcus cerebrosus, a single genomic region encodes these proteins:
- a CDS encoding asparaginase, which yields MKQKIFVLYTGGTIGMTQSSEGLRPDTALVSQALSPFSDDLDFEWHVCNPLIDSSSVTLQHWRDWLDIIAAKLPSCDGILILHGTDSMAYTANLLALALQGLGKPIILTGSQWPYAAENSDAPRNLSTAVAAFSLKLKQTVIAFDSKLYPAVGSSKVSTETAAGFDNPHFGAIAEWDETQGWNHIRVPSQDTADVSDDLKIRYPDPQAKIAVRTLIPGFAVQELADGLGQLPAHALILQSYGHGNTPADKGFIRAVRDFTQQGKLLLNISQVQQGRTAAVYAQGNAFRNSGIINGGKCNLETATALMTLAVSQGWGAEDVLKELVRLKLV from the coding sequence CTTTCCCCCTTTTCAGACGACCTCGACTTCGAGTGGCACGTCTGCAATCCTTTGATTGATTCCTCCTCCGTCACCCTGCAACACTGGCGCGACTGGCTGGACATCATCGCCGCCAAACTGCCTTCCTGCGACGGCATCCTGATACTGCACGGCACAGACAGCATGGCGTACACCGCCAACCTCCTCGCGCTTGCCCTGCAAGGTTTGGGTAAACCCATCATCCTGACCGGTTCCCAATGGCCTTACGCCGCCGAAAACAGCGATGCCCCGCGCAACCTCTCCACCGCCGTCGCCGCCTTCAGCCTCAAACTCAAACAAACCGTCATCGCCTTTGACAGCAAACTTTATCCCGCCGTCGGCAGCAGCAAAGTCAGCACCGAAACCGCCGCAGGCTTCGACAATCCGCATTTCGGCGCCATCGCTGAATGGGACGAAACCCAAGGTTGGAACCATATTCGCGTCCCGTCCCAAGATACGGCGGATGTTTCAGACGACCTCAAAATCCGCTATCCCGACCCGCAGGCAAAAATCGCCGTCCGCACGCTTATCCCCGGCTTTGCCGTCCAAGAACTTGCGGACGGACTCGGACAGCTTCCCGCCCACGCCCTTATCCTACAAAGCTACGGACACGGCAACACCCCCGCAGACAAAGGCTTCATCCGCGCCGTCCGAGACTTTACGCAGCAAGGCAAACTGCTGCTCAACATCAGTCAAGTCCAACAAGGCAGAACCGCCGCTGTTTATGCGCAAGGCAACGCGTTCCGCAATTCGGGCATTATTAACGGCGGCAAATGCAACCTCGAAACCGCCACCGCGCTCATGACCCTCGCCGTATCGCAAGGCTGGGGTGCGGAAGATGTTCTCAAAGAATTGGTAAGACTAAAATTAGTGTGA